In one Fodinicola acaciae genomic region, the following are encoded:
- a CDS encoding ABC transporter permease subunit — translation MRLADTRWPLAVAAIALVVGSLLTVGLNGYFAYLGVSVVVAAIALLGLGVVAGSAGMISLCQLTFAAVGAWVVSALNVAHAPGGFLVWLVLGGLAAGAVGVVIGLPALRLRGINLAVVTLGFAAAVDATLLQIQFPGTTTGVSTDRPAPFADDNAYFLLCVVVLVICCLAVHFVRRGRWGSAWAAVAFSERGAAAAGANVRTAKISAFAVSAALGGISGGLLTGQVGYAFPSSFTPIQSLALYVLAIMSGAHLIDMAVFGALLWVAVPELLKRWGVPQDWGFVIFGLLGIQALASKTNLGATIRELRHRRRAGVELAPEPTSDTAVAPAGDPVLVVRGLSIRFGQVDALSTVDLDVPENGVLGVIGPNGAGKSTLVDVISGFLPQATGTVELDGRPLTGDPTQRARNGLRRTFQQDRVPAGLTVASYVRFVARRRLAATDITEALRFFGCPPPTTRLEHVDVGARRLVEMAGQVLAAPRVLLLDEPAAGLPHEDHLVLAERLRQVPARFGVSVLLIDHDLELVRAVCDTITVLDFGEVIASGPQAEVLADPAVRTAYMGETELL, via the coding sequence ATGCGGCTCGCTGACACGCGCTGGCCCCTGGCGGTCGCGGCGATCGCTTTGGTGGTGGGAAGTCTGCTCACCGTCGGCCTCAACGGCTATTTCGCCTATCTCGGTGTCAGCGTCGTGGTCGCCGCGATCGCGCTGCTCGGCCTCGGCGTCGTCGCCGGCAGCGCCGGCATGATTTCGTTGTGCCAGCTCACCTTCGCGGCCGTCGGTGCCTGGGTCGTATCGGCGCTCAACGTGGCGCACGCGCCAGGCGGCTTCCTGGTGTGGCTGGTGCTCGGCGGTCTCGCGGCCGGCGCGGTCGGCGTCGTGATCGGCCTGCCGGCCTTGCGGCTGCGCGGCATCAACCTGGCGGTCGTCACGCTCGGCTTCGCCGCCGCGGTCGACGCGACCCTGTTGCAAATCCAGTTTCCTGGCACGACCACAGGTGTGTCGACCGACCGGCCGGCACCTTTCGCGGATGACAACGCATACTTCCTGCTGTGCGTCGTCGTCTTGGTGATCTGTTGTCTCGCCGTGCATTTCGTACGACGCGGCCGCTGGGGAAGCGCGTGGGCCGCGGTGGCCTTTTCCGAACGCGGCGCGGCCGCGGCCGGCGCCAACGTACGCACCGCGAAAATCTCCGCGTTCGCGGTGAGCGCCGCGCTCGGCGGCATCAGCGGCGGCCTGCTGACCGGCCAGGTCGGCTATGCCTTTCCCAGCAGTTTCACGCCAATCCAGTCGCTGGCGCTCTACGTGCTGGCGATCATGTCCGGCGCGCACCTGATCGACATGGCGGTTTTCGGCGCGCTGCTCTGGGTCGCGGTGCCGGAGCTGCTCAAACGCTGGGGTGTGCCACAGGACTGGGGTTTCGTGATCTTCGGCCTGCTCGGCATCCAGGCCCTGGCCAGCAAGACAAATCTCGGCGCCACCATCCGTGAGCTGCGGCACCGGCGGCGCGCCGGCGTGGAGCTCGCACCGGAACCGACGAGTGACACGGCGGTCGCGCCAGCCGGCGACCCAGTGTTGGTCGTACGCGGGTTGAGCATCCGGTTCGGACAGGTCGACGCACTGTCCACTGTGGATCTGGACGTGCCGGAAAACGGCGTCCTCGGTGTCATCGGACCCAACGGCGCTGGCAAGTCGACGCTGGTCGACGTCATCAGCGGTTTCCTGCCGCAGGCCACCGGCACCGTCGAGCTCGACGGCCGCCCCCTGACCGGCGATCCGACGCAGCGGGCGCGCAACGGCCTGCGCCGCACCTTCCAGCAGGACCGCGTCCCGGCTGGACTGACGGTCGCGTCGTATGTGCGGTTCGTCGCGCGAAGAAGGCTCGCCGCAACGGACATCACCGAAGCCTTGCGATTTTTCGGCTGTCCACCACCGACAACACGTCTCGAACACGTCGATGTCGGTGCGCGCCGGCTGGTGGAAATGGCCGGCCAAGTGCTCGCGGCACCGCGCGTGCTGCTTCTCGACGAGCCGGCGGCCGGCCTGCCGCACGAGGATCACCTGGTCCTCGCCGAGCGACTGCGCCAGGTGCCGGCCCGGTTTGGCGTATCGGTGCTGCTCATCGACCACGACCTCGAGCTGGTACGCGCCGTCTGCGACACGATCACGGTGCTGGACTTCGGCGAGGTGATCGCCAGCGGACCGCAGGCCGAAGTGCTCGCGGATCCGGCCGTACGCACCGCGTACATGGGTGAGACGGAGTTGCTGTGA
- a CDS encoding branched-chain amino acid ABC transporter permease translates to MLQGALAGLAAGGLYAVLAVCLTLMSRLVRVVNFAQAATGMFGSYVSVWLAVHIGLPSWLAVAVGVLLGGALSVALGFVVSTWLAEASTGTRSAVTVAALLLLISLSFILFGNKPQPFQPLLAGPAFTAGGVVISQVTVATVGLAVVVAVASWLLLTRTTVGVSLRALSERPTTAELLGIPAKALSAAVWGVTGLLGTVIIEIVAPSQSNDATSLSMLVVPAAAAALLGGFRRLDLAVVGGLLLGVVQGALAQSEQLSIARYFVPFLAIAGLLLWSQRKEVWDAAR, encoded by the coding sequence ATGTTGCAGGGAGCGTTGGCGGGTCTGGCCGCCGGCGGCTTGTACGCGGTGCTGGCGGTGTGCCTGACGCTGATGTCGCGACTGGTGCGGGTCGTCAACTTCGCTCAGGCGGCGACCGGCATGTTCGGCAGCTACGTATCCGTCTGGCTGGCCGTCCACATTGGACTGCCAAGCTGGCTCGCCGTCGCCGTCGGCGTGCTGCTTGGCGGCGCGCTGAGTGTGGCGCTCGGTTTCGTGGTGTCCACCTGGCTCGCCGAGGCGAGCACCGGCACGCGGTCTGCGGTGACGGTCGCCGCACTACTTCTGCTGATCTCGCTGTCGTTCATCCTGTTCGGCAACAAACCGCAGCCGTTCCAGCCGCTGCTGGCAGGTCCGGCCTTCACCGCCGGCGGCGTGGTGATCAGCCAGGTCACCGTCGCGACCGTCGGCCTCGCGGTCGTCGTGGCGGTCGCCAGCTGGCTGCTGCTGACGCGTACGACCGTCGGCGTTTCGTTGCGTGCCTTGTCAGAACGGCCGACCACCGCGGAACTTCTCGGCATTCCGGCCAAAGCGCTGAGCGCGGCCGTGTGGGGTGTGACCGGACTACTCGGCACGGTCATCATCGAGATCGTCGCGCCATCGCAGTCAAATGACGCGACTTCGCTTTCCATGCTGGTCGTTCCGGCCGCGGCGGCCGCGCTGCTCGGTGGTTTCCGCCGGCTCGACCTCGCCGTCGTCGGCGGCCTGCTGCTCGGTGTCGTACAAGGTGCGCTGGCGCAGTCCGAGCAGCTGTCGATCGCGCGCTATTTCGTACCGTTCCTGGCCATCGCCGGACTCCTGCTGTGGTCACAGCGCAAGGAGGTGTGGGATGCGGCTCGCTGA
- a CDS encoding ABC transporter substrate-binding protein: MRKSLAALAALVLLAAGCAGPADPNGPIVVGSVDSISGPATFPESSQAAKAVFDAANAAGGVHGRRIEYHAVDDKGDPTAAAAAAREIVGGDHAVALVGSSSLIECEINAKYYQQEDILSISGIGVDPFCFTSPNIAPANVGPFHDLTLTLLYGSEVLHLNDICALLEIAGNTLPYYRAAIAEWSTITGRKLKYLDATVPYNGSDYTPYVVRARAAGCKAITVNPVEPDSIGQLKAAQAQGWNDVTWLLLTSVYSEQYAKAIANAGAGVYVPAEFYPFTDAASPRTKKWRDLMTRNHIPLTSFSQGGYLAATYFLQVLAGIKGEITRESVTKALREMRPISDPMAGTPYVFGPGRTHHDNTAGWPIKLLTGTNRWQVAADDWLRIPRRT; this comes from the coding sequence ATGCGAAAATCTCTGGCCGCGCTGGCCGCCTTGGTGTTGCTGGCCGCCGGCTGCGCCGGGCCGGCCGATCCCAACGGTCCGATCGTCGTCGGCTCGGTCGACTCGATCAGTGGTCCGGCGACCTTCCCCGAGTCGTCGCAGGCGGCCAAAGCCGTGTTCGACGCGGCCAACGCGGCCGGCGGCGTTCATGGCCGGCGGATCGAATATCACGCCGTGGACGACAAAGGCGATCCGACCGCCGCGGCAGCGGCGGCACGCGAGATCGTCGGCGGCGACCACGCCGTCGCCCTTGTCGGCTCCTCCAGCCTGATCGAGTGCGAGATCAACGCGAAGTACTACCAGCAGGAGGACATCCTCTCGATCTCCGGCATCGGCGTCGACCCGTTCTGCTTCACCAGCCCCAACATCGCGCCGGCCAACGTCGGTCCGTTCCACGACCTGACCCTGACCCTGTTGTACGGCTCGGAAGTGCTGCACCTCAACGACATTTGCGCATTGCTGGAGATCGCCGGCAACACACTGCCGTACTATCGCGCGGCGATCGCCGAATGGTCGACGATCACCGGTAGGAAGCTCAAATACCTCGACGCGACGGTGCCATACAACGGATCCGACTACACGCCGTACGTCGTCAGAGCGAGAGCGGCCGGCTGCAAGGCGATCACCGTGAACCCGGTCGAGCCGGACTCGATCGGCCAGCTCAAGGCCGCACAGGCGCAGGGCTGGAACGACGTGACCTGGCTGCTGTTGACCAGCGTCTACAGCGAGCAGTACGCCAAGGCCATCGCCAACGCCGGTGCCGGTGTCTACGTGCCGGCGGAGTTCTATCCGTTCACCGACGCGGCCAGCCCACGCACCAAAAAATGGCGCGACCTCATGACGCGTAACCACATCCCGCTGACTTCCTTCAGCCAGGGCGGATATCTGGCCGCGACGTATTTCCTGCAGGTCCTGGCCGGCATCAAAGGCGAGATCACCAGAGAGTCGGTGACCAAGGCCTTGCGTGAAATGCGGCCGATCTCCGATCCGATGGCCGGCACGCCCTATGTCTTCGGGCCTGGCCGTACGCACCACGACAACACCGCCGGCTGGCCGATCAAGCTGTTGACCGGCACCAACCGCTGGCAGGTCGCCGCGGACGACTGGCTCCGGATCCCCCGGCGAACCTGA
- a CDS encoding nuclear transport factor 2 family protein has translation MSKVDVIAAHYAASDRGDLAGMLAPLSADTTWTEAAGFPYAGTYTGPGEVRRNVFEAIAADWDGYRFTLAELLDAGDTIVGIGTYSGTHRHTGKSFSARVAHVWTFDGDRLARFEQIVDSAPVIAATG, from the coding sequence GTGTCCAAAGTGGACGTTATCGCCGCGCATTACGCGGCAAGCGATCGCGGTGACCTGGCCGGCATGCTGGCGCCGCTGAGCGCGGACACCACCTGGACGGAGGCGGCCGGTTTTCCGTACGCCGGCACCTACACCGGTCCGGGCGAGGTCCGTCGCAACGTTTTCGAGGCCATCGCGGCCGACTGGGACGGCTATCGGTTCACCTTGGCCGAGTTGTTGGATGCCGGCGACACGATCGTCGGCATCGGCACGTACAGCGGCACGCACCGGCACACCGGCAAGTCGTTCAGCGCACGGGTGGCACACGTCTGGACCTTCGACGGCGACCGGTTGGCACGTTTCGAGCAGATCGTGGACTCCGCACCGGTGATCGCCGCGACCGGTTGA
- a CDS encoding MoaF C-terminal domain-containing protein produces MPDTSTDEWRTYDEFAAGIDTFRLPAADLSGRTLTVNLDDGGQLDLRFLDAERLSCDGVEDPYDAVAVRDDVFFVNMPMTSVDGEALTVVFSTTTHRAIVVRSTIGAEEVEGVPRVSQTFSSGTTDGGTPTGVTPGPSRDLIGKRNVYRYSPNHLYEHVYLSSQRYAWQCVEGVQRGHGDVDLSTVWKFADGLYLFCFREFRIAVASVWLHDLGYALRTTGVFLGLTGGGRSEHSRAGGHIYPLGAVSYPDVQPI; encoded by the coding sequence ATGCCGGACACCTCGACCGACGAGTGGCGGACGTACGACGAGTTCGCCGCCGGAATAGACACCTTTCGCCTGCCGGCCGCCGACCTTTCCGGCCGTACGCTGACCGTCAACCTCGACGACGGCGGCCAGCTGGACCTGCGTTTCCTTGACGCGGAAAGGCTCAGCTGCGACGGCGTCGAGGATCCGTACGACGCCGTCGCCGTCCGCGACGACGTTTTCTTCGTGAACATGCCGATGACCAGCGTCGACGGCGAGGCGCTCACGGTCGTCTTCTCCACCACGACGCACCGCGCCATCGTCGTACGATCGACAATCGGTGCGGAAGAGGTCGAAGGTGTACCGCGCGTTTCGCAGACGTTTTCCAGTGGCACGACCGACGGCGGCACGCCAACTGGGGTGACACCAGGTCCGTCCCGCGACCTGATCGGAAAGCGCAACGTCTATCGCTACAGCCCCAACCACCTTTACGAGCACGTCTATCTCTCGTCGCAACGCTATGCTTGGCAATGCGTCGAAGGCGTGCAGCGCGGCCACGGCGACGTCGACCTGTCCACGGTCTGGAAGTTCGCCGACGGCCTCTATCTGTTCTGTTTTCGCGAGTTCCGGATCGCGGTGGCCAGCGTCTGGTTGCACGACCTCGGATACGCGCTGCGCACCACCGGCGTTTTCCTCGGCCTGACCGGCGGCGGCCGGTCAGAACATTCGCGCGCCGGCGGGCACATCTATCCGCTCGGTGCGGTCAGCTATCCCGACGTACAACCCATCTGA
- a CDS encoding helix-turn-helix domain-containing protein yields MTVPQQALVTRDFAEFRAAVSQSFVPLQASPGHGERFHGRLRMCGADEVGFCEIAASPHVVQRTPELIARSDRPRYKVSQILAGTGLLTQDGRDAVLGPGDFALYDTNRPYSLVFEESFRSLVLIFPQRLIDLPRDLVGQLTAVRMSGHTGTGGVVGPYLAQLGGNLQLLGSPVGLRLERNTVDLLTTMLVAELGVDLANADPHRDLMRRIHDYIDANLSSPDLGPAQIAAEHYISTRHLHGLFREQGTTVAGWVRQRRLERCRRDLRDPLLAARPVAAIAARWGFIDAAHFSRIFRAAYDQSPSELRGRG; encoded by the coding sequence GTGACCGTTCCCCAGCAGGCCCTCGTCACCAGGGATTTTGCCGAGTTTCGCGCCGCGGTCTCGCAGTCCTTCGTGCCGCTACAGGCCAGTCCCGGCCACGGCGAGCGTTTCCACGGCAGGCTGCGGATGTGCGGCGCCGACGAGGTCGGTTTCTGCGAGATCGCCGCGTCGCCGCACGTCGTGCAGCGGACGCCGGAGCTGATCGCGCGGTCGGACCGGCCGCGTTACAAGGTGAGCCAGATCCTCGCCGGCACCGGCCTGCTCACGCAGGACGGCCGCGATGCCGTGCTGGGGCCGGGAGATTTCGCGCTGTATGACACCAACCGGCCATACTCGCTGGTCTTCGAGGAGAGTTTCCGTTCGCTGGTGCTGATTTTCCCGCAGCGGCTGATCGACCTGCCGCGCGATCTGGTCGGGCAGCTGACCGCCGTACGAATGTCCGGTCACACCGGGACCGGCGGCGTGGTCGGGCCGTATTTGGCTCAGCTCGGGGGAAACCTGCAGCTGCTCGGCAGTCCGGTCGGCCTGCGACTGGAACGCAACACCGTCGACCTGCTGACCACCATGCTGGTCGCCGAGCTCGGCGTGGACCTGGCCAACGCCGACCCGCACCGCGATCTCATGCGCCGCATCCACGACTATATCGACGCCAACCTGTCCTCGCCTGATCTCGGACCGGCACAGATCGCCGCGGAGCACTACATCTCAACGCGGCATTTGCACGGACTTTTCCGTGAGCAGGGAACGACGGTCGCCGGTTGGGTCCGGCAGCGGCGGCTGGAGCGGTGCCGCCGCGATCTGCGCGATCCGTTGCTGGCCGCGCGTCCGGTCGCGGCCATCGCGGCGCGCTGGGGTTTCATCGACGCCGCACATTTCAGCCGGATTTTCCGGGCCGCATACGACCAGTCGCCGAGCGAGCTGCGCGGCCGCGGTTGA
- a CDS encoding alpha/beta hydrolase, which translates to MTCPPVPYDPELTPGLAAFLALVEKIPLRADTILANRAHFATIIPPLDEQIRGRQVSVFDHTVNAQVDLTIVGPHELRPNAPALYHIHGGGMILGTRFFGLDRLIDDVLRFAAVGVSVEYRLAPENPAPAAVEDCYAGLRWLAANAGELGVDASRIVVGGFSAGGGLAAGTSLLARDRGGPPIAGQMLMCPMLDDRNDTVSARQYDGIGAWDRNNNETAWTAVLGGADQASPYAAPARMPDLSGLPPAYVDVGAAETFRDEAVEYARRIWAAGGQAELHVWAGGYHGFTGFSPNAAVSRAAEATRLTWLRRILR; encoded by the coding sequence ATGACCTGTCCGCCGGTGCCATACGACCCTGAGCTCACGCCGGGCCTCGCGGCGTTCCTCGCGCTGGTGGAGAAGATTCCGTTGCGCGCCGACACCATCCTGGCCAACCGCGCACATTTCGCGACGATCATTCCGCCGCTGGACGAACAAATCCGTGGCCGTCAGGTCAGCGTTTTCGACCACACAGTCAACGCGCAGGTGGACCTGACCATCGTAGGTCCACATGAACTGAGGCCGAACGCCCCAGCGCTTTACCACATCCACGGGGGCGGGATGATCCTCGGCACGCGGTTTTTCGGCCTCGACAGGCTGATCGATGACGTGCTGCGGTTTGCCGCCGTCGGCGTATCGGTCGAATACCGGCTGGCGCCGGAAAATCCGGCTCCCGCCGCCGTCGAGGACTGCTACGCCGGCCTGCGGTGGTTGGCCGCAAACGCGGGTGAGCTCGGTGTCGACGCCAGCCGGATCGTCGTCGGTGGGTTCAGTGCCGGTGGCGGACTCGCCGCCGGAACGTCCCTGCTGGCAAGGGATCGCGGTGGACCGCCCATCGCCGGGCAGATGCTGATGTGTCCGATGCTGGACGACCGCAACGACACCGTGTCGGCGCGCCAGTACGACGGAATCGGCGCATGGGACCGCAACAACAACGAGACGGCGTGGACCGCAGTCCTCGGGGGCGCCGACCAGGCCTCGCCATATGCCGCACCTGCGCGGATGCCGGACCTGTCCGGCCTTCCGCCGGCCTACGTCGATGTCGGCGCCGCTGAGACGTTTCGCGACGAGGCGGTGGAATACGCACGGCGGATCTGGGCCGCCGGCGGCCAGGCCGAGTTGCACGTATGGGCCGGCGGTTATCATGGTTTTACCGGATTTTCACCAAACGCGGCGGTTTCCCGCGCCGCCGAGGCGACCCGGCTGACCTGGTTGCGGCGAATTCTGCGGTGA
- a CDS encoding alpha/beta hydrolase: MSRPVPFDPEIEPLLAEIVPPDTPPFTPDTIPAVRAAMAARFPPAAQAIDDAPVDVEERTIPGPDGAPDLEVTIMSPQAAEKPLPGLYNIHGGGMMVGHRDMDVPRLLGLVLELGVVAVNVEYRLAPEHPHPAPVEDCYAGLVWTAKTAGELGIDPDRIVVMGGSAGGGLSAAVALMARDRGGPALAGQLLLCPMIDDTNTSVASHQYAGLGPWPREANLAGWRSLLGDAVGTDAVSPYAAPSRASDLSGLPPAFIEVGSAEPFRDEDTAYALRIWATGGQAELHVWSGAFHGFDMYAPEWPISRAALDTRDSWLRRILGLGGK; encoded by the coding sequence ATGTCGCGGCCAGTCCCCTTCGACCCGGAGATCGAGCCGCTTCTCGCCGAGATCGTCCCGCCGGACACGCCACCATTCACACCGGACACCATTCCGGCTGTCCGCGCCGCGATGGCAGCGCGTTTTCCGCCTGCCGCACAGGCCATCGACGACGCGCCGGTGGATGTCGAGGAGCGTACGATTCCCGGTCCGGACGGCGCTCCCGACCTGGAAGTCACCATAATGTCGCCACAGGCGGCCGAAAAACCGTTGCCCGGCCTCTACAACATCCACGGCGGCGGCATGATGGTCGGCCACCGCGACATGGATGTGCCGCGGCTTCTCGGCCTTGTCCTGGAGCTCGGCGTCGTCGCCGTCAACGTCGAATACCGCCTGGCGCCGGAGCATCCGCATCCGGCGCCGGTCGAGGACTGCTATGCCGGCCTGGTGTGGACGGCGAAAACCGCCGGCGAGCTCGGCATCGATCCGGACCGGATCGTGGTGATGGGTGGCAGTGCCGGCGGCGGACTTTCGGCCGCGGTGGCGCTGATGGCGCGCGACCGCGGAGGTCCGGCGCTGGCCGGACAACTGTTGCTTTGTCCGATGATCGACGACACCAACACCAGCGTCGCGAGCCACCAGTACGCCGGCCTTGGTCCGTGGCCGCGCGAGGCAAACCTCGCCGGCTGGCGGTCGCTGCTCGGCGATGCGGTCGGCACCGACGCGGTGTCACCCTACGCCGCGCCGAGCCGCGCCTCTGATCTTTCCGGCCTGCCGCCGGCATTCATCGAGGTCGGCAGCGCCGAGCCGTTTCGCGACGAGGACACCGCGTACGCGCTGCGCATCTGGGCCACCGGCGGCCAGGCCGAGCTGCACGTGTGGAGCGGCGCCTTCCACGGATTCGACATGTACGCGCCAGAATGGCCGATCAGCCGCGCCGCGCTCGACACCCGCGACTCGTGGCTGCGCCGCATCCTCGGACTGGGAGGGAAATGA
- a CDS encoding aldo/keto reductase, whose translation MAHLPRRRVGTSELDVSLLSLGSWHTYDRMDFADAVAMIRAAVSAGINLFDVGVYGMPGAPPVFTDVLWGAIMHASGIPRDDYLVSAKLWVEGFGDQGFRPQLENAFLRGGFDVADLVILGDLRRDDVTLEDLVDDVSGLVRAGLVRAWGVNNWSATNIQRLRDIAAARGVDGPQIAQLKYSIGRRSIPDGEPFGRLFADGFSMQASDVLEGGILAGRTEPARPIGRDPGGVRETIVGNAAGVTEVARKLGVSAARLAVAFTLTHPANVSTLFGATRLAQLRDNLAAVDLVEEVGADQLRALVEPYCADRGIVDPEGP comes from the coding sequence GTGGCGCACCTGCCTCGCCGTCGCGTCGGCACGTCCGAGCTCGACGTTTCGTTGCTCTCGCTGGGATCGTGGCACACGTACGACCGGATGGACTTCGCCGACGCGGTCGCCATGATCCGTGCCGCGGTGTCCGCCGGCATCAACCTCTTCGATGTCGGTGTTTACGGAATGCCTGGCGCACCACCGGTTTTCACCGATGTGTTGTGGGGTGCGATCATGCACGCGAGCGGCATTCCTCGCGATGACTACCTGGTCTCGGCGAAACTCTGGGTCGAGGGGTTCGGCGACCAGGGATTCCGGCCACAGCTGGAAAACGCTTTCCTGCGCGGCGGTTTCGACGTGGCCGACCTGGTGATCCTCGGCGACCTGAGGCGTGACGACGTGACGCTCGAGGACCTCGTCGACGACGTTTCCGGCCTCGTACGCGCCGGCCTGGTTCGCGCGTGGGGTGTCAACAACTGGTCCGCCACCAACATCCAGCGACTGCGCGACATCGCGGCCGCTCGCGGCGTCGACGGTCCACAGATCGCGCAGCTGAAATACAGCATCGGCCGGCGCAGCATCCCGGACGGCGAACCGTTTGGCCGGCTGTTCGCCGACGGATTCTCGATGCAGGCCTCCGACGTGCTCGAAGGCGGCATCCTCGCCGGACGCACCGAGCCGGCCCGGCCGATCGGCCGCGATCCTGGCGGCGTACGCGAGACAATTGTCGGAAACGCCGCGGGTGTCACCGAGGTGGCGCGAAAACTCGGTGTCAGCGCGGCCCGCCTCGCGGTGGCTTTCACGCTCACCCATCCAGCCAATGTCAGTACGCTTTTCGGCGCGACGAGATTGGCGCAGCTGCGGGACAATCTCGCGGCGGTCGATCTGGTCGAAGAGGTCGGTGCCGACCAGCTGCGCGCGCTGGTCGAGCCGTACTGTGCCGATCGCGGCATCGTCGACCCGGAGGGGCCGTGA
- a CDS encoding zinc-binding dehydrogenase, with protein sequence MPIPTSTRAAVLTDHGEPLRLTELPLPDDLTPGAALVRIRCATLCGTDVEIWSGRMSFPGMLPMVLGHEMVGEVIATGPDTRDALGHDIPAGARIGWSESTCGECHGCVILREPVACARRGYGFRQRSDTFPYATAGLSEYAYVVPRAAKLLLPDRVPDTWAAMAGCAGKTVLRAFDRVGGVRPGATVVVQGSGALGLFATAVARLSGAGQVITVGAPAARLAVATKFGADAVVEVADGIVERVLDLTGGRGAELVMDFAGAPSVGREAVGMATQRGRIVIVGSTAPAVAPLPLGAVMGKELTIVGSLNGDIADYHRAIEFFTTFAGRMSWDDLFGTPVGLSAAYQRIEAMHRLEEIKAVIDPRS encoded by the coding sequence ATGCCGATCCCGACCTCCACTCGCGCGGCGGTGCTGACCGACCACGGCGAACCACTGCGGCTGACCGAGCTGCCGCTGCCGGACGACCTGACTCCCGGCGCCGCACTCGTACGCATCCGTTGTGCCACGCTTTGCGGCACCGACGTGGAAATCTGGTCAGGCCGGATGAGTTTTCCCGGAATGCTGCCGATGGTCCTCGGTCACGAGATGGTCGGCGAGGTGATCGCCACCGGTCCGGACACACGGGACGCGCTGGGTCACGACATCCCGGCTGGCGCGCGGATCGGTTGGTCGGAGTCGACCTGCGGTGAATGCCACGGTTGTGTGATCCTGCGCGAGCCGGTGGCCTGCGCGCGCCGTGGCTACGGATTTCGGCAGCGCAGCGACACTTTCCCGTACGCGACCGCCGGCCTCAGCGAATACGCGTACGTGGTGCCGCGCGCCGCGAAACTGCTGTTGCCGGACCGTGTGCCGGACACCTGGGCCGCGATGGCCGGCTGTGCCGGCAAAACCGTGCTCCGCGCCTTTGATCGCGTCGGCGGAGTCCGACCCGGCGCGACAGTCGTCGTCCAGGGTTCCGGTGCGCTCGGCCTGTTCGCGACCGCGGTCGCTCGCCTTTCCGGTGCCGGACAGGTGATCACGGTCGGCGCTCCGGCCGCGCGCCTTGCGGTGGCGACGAAATTCGGCGCGGATGCGGTGGTCGAGGTCGCCGATGGCATCGTCGAGCGAGTGCTCGACCTGACCGGCGGACGTGGCGCCGAGCTGGTGATGGACTTCGCCGGAGCACCCTCGGTCGGCCGCGAAGCGGTCGGAATGGCCACGCAACGCGGCCGGATCGTCATCGTCGGCAGCACCGCGCCGGCCGTCGCGCCGCTGCCACTTGGCGCGGTGATGGGGAAAGAGCTCACCATCGTCGGCTCGCTCAATGGCGACATCGCCGACTATCACCGCGCCATCGAGTTTTTCACCACGTTCGCCGGCCGGATGTCGTGGGACGATCTGTTCGGCACACCGGTCGGATTGTCCGCCGCGTACCAGCGGATCGAGGCGATGCACCGCCTCGAGGAGATCAAGGCCGTCATCGACCCGCGCAGCTGA